The following proteins come from a genomic window of Nitrospirota bacterium:
- a CDS encoding Na+/H+ antiporter subunit E: MTEGDTGMLLAGLPFAAAAAAFWCFLSSPVPVRIGALLLFFIYFVWQSLRAGIDVSFRVMRPSLPINPAIINIPLRLPDGPARVFLSDTINLMPGTLTVMITGDMIEVHVLDENAPSLERARLLENRVAAVFGHVII; encoded by the coding sequence TTGACTGAGGGAGACACCGGCATGCTCCTGGCCGGCCTGCCTTTCGCCGCTGCTGCAGCTGCCTTCTGGTGTTTTCTTAGCAGCCCTGTTCCTGTCAGGATAGGTGCTCTATTGTTATTTTTTATTTATTTTGTGTGGCAGTCTCTGCGCGCAGGGATAGATGTATCGTTTCGCGTCATGCGGCCGAGCCTTCCGATAAACCCGGCTATAATAAATATTCCTCTTCGGCTGCCGGATGGCCCTGCGAGGGTATTCCTGTCTGACACAATCAACCTCATGCCCGGGACTCTAACCGTTATGATAACGGGTGATATGATCGAGGTCCATGTGCTCGATGAGAATGCCCCTTCGCTGGAACGGGCCCGACTTCTTGAAAATCGTGTTGCGGCTGTATTCGGGCATGTAATTATCTGA
- a CDS encoding monovalent cation/H+ antiporter subunit D family protein: protein MNIDNWMPVFVILSSLVPAIIIFLLNERQNILRTIINMSAAFIKIALVGMMTWGVFHERNYIMHFPVVPGIEIIFRADALAMFFLILSAGLWLLTTAYAVGYLEGSPNRRRFFGFFSLCVTSTMGISLAGNLFTFFIFYEMLTLTTYPLVVHRGTQKSLEAGSTYLRYTLSGGAVLLIGIVWLHVQTGTLEFTQGGYLNHAAGGHAVTLTIIFALLIIGLAVKTAIIPLHGWLPAAMVAPAPVSALLHAVAVVKAGAFGIVRVVNNVYGVEFAATLGVTMPLAFVASATIIYGSFKALFQDDLKKRLAYSTISQVSYIVLGVAIAGPLSTIGGITHIVHQGIMKITLFFCAGVLAETLGIHRISEMRGVGRRLPMTMAAFTIAALGMIGVPPTVGFITKWYLGIGAIDAGQTWVLAVLGMSTLLNAAYFLPIINSAWFIKQSGDWPEEKKRGRFFETDPWLLFPVLIIACFTILAGILAGEFFSPLEWAKLITEREYR from the coding sequence ATGAACATTGACAACTGGATGCCCGTATTCGTAATACTCAGCTCATTAGTCCCGGCTATTATCATTTTCCTTCTGAATGAGAGACAAAACATCCTGAGGACCATCATCAATATGTCAGCGGCCTTTATCAAGATAGCGCTGGTTGGCATGATGACATGGGGAGTATTTCACGAGCGCAATTATATTATGCATTTTCCGGTGGTCCCTGGTATTGAGATCATATTCCGGGCCGATGCCCTCGCCATGTTCTTTCTCATTCTTTCTGCCGGGCTCTGGCTTTTGACCACGGCCTACGCAGTAGGATACCTTGAGGGATCGCCAAACCGCCGGCGTTTTTTCGGTTTCTTCAGTCTGTGCGTGACATCAACTATGGGTATCTCCCTTGCGGGAAATCTTTTCACCTTCTTTATATTCTACGAAATGCTCACATTGACGACCTATCCCCTGGTCGTGCACAGGGGGACGCAGAAGTCTCTTGAAGCAGGGTCCACATATCTTCGATATACACTTTCCGGGGGGGCGGTACTGCTTATCGGTATAGTCTGGCTTCACGTTCAGACCGGGACATTAGAGTTCACTCAGGGGGGTTATTTGAACCATGCCGCAGGCGGGCACGCAGTCACGCTTACGATTATATTCGCTCTCCTCATCATCGGGCTTGCTGTAAAGACCGCCATTATCCCGCTTCACGGATGGCTCCCTGCTGCCATGGTGGCGCCGGCGCCGGTAAGCGCTCTTCTTCATGCTGTCGCTGTTGTGAAGGCCGGCGCCTTCGGAATCGTGAGGGTGGTGAACAATGTCTACGGAGTTGAGTTTGCCGCAACCCTTGGAGTAACAATGCCTCTGGCGTTTGTTGCCTCGGCAACCATAATCTACGGGTCTTTTAAGGCCCTTTTCCAGGACGACCTGAAAAAAAGGCTTGCGTATTCGACCATAAGCCAGGTCTCATATATAGTGTTAGGAGTTGCAATTGCAGGCCCTCTGTCAACAATAGGGGGCATTACACACATCGTCCATCAGGGCATTATGAAGATAACACTTTTCTTCTGTGCGGGAGTACTGGCAGAAACGCTCGGAATACACCGTATAAGCGAAATGAGGGGAGTGGGCCGGAGGCTTCCCATGACAATGGCTGCATTCACTATAGCGGCCCTCGGCATGATAGGGGTGCCGCCTACCGTCGGCTTCATAACCAAGTGGTACCTTGGTATTGGCGCCATTGATGCCGGGCAGACCTGGGTACTCGCAGTTCTTGGGATGAGTACGTTACTGAATGCCGCCTACTTTCTTCCGATCATAAACTCCGCCTGGTTCATCAAGCAATCCGGAGACTGGCCTGAGGAGAAAAAAAGGGGGAGATTTTTTGAGACCGACCCGTGGCTTCTTTTTCCGGTGCTGATAATAGCGTGCTTCACAATCCTGGCCGGAATCCTTGCCGGGGAGTTCTTCAGTCCACTCGAGTGGGCAAAGCTTATAACTGAAAGGGAATACAGATGA
- a CDS encoding oxidoreductase — protein MQEIITTAPWGALMVVIPLAAAAASYLFPWRSALMAASAIAFPAAFYSLALLARDVWVSGAVRYRIGGWGSPLGIDLFADGLSILMLFMTIVVVMAASIYSSFYFSGDVERKRSFWPLWMFLWAGLNGVFLSGDVFNLYVTLEVMVIASVALISLKGGREALLSGMRYFLVSVLGSLSYLMGVAMLYGSYGILDIGALGRTIGPDPAAQIAIVLIVTGLLAKTALFPLHFWLPKAHASAPVPVSAALSALVVKAPFYIILRLWTDVFSHDIISHAGLMLGVLGSVAIIWGGVMALRQTRLKMLVAYSTVSQIGYLFLFFPMAGSSDAFLGCVYQALSHGLAKASMFLAAGNLIKALGSDLIEDLRGLRQRLNISTFAFGLAGISLMGLPPGAGFIAKWQLLKASIETGQWWWAIIIVAGGLLAAGYLFPVLRNIISQSQDPVECAKVPFGMEAAAIVLAVLSLVLGIAAAVPLSLFRTALL, from the coding sequence ATGCAGGAAATAATTACAACTGCTCCCTGGGGAGCACTGATGGTGGTAATTCCGCTTGCCGCAGCAGCCGCCTCTTATCTCTTTCCATGGCGATCCGCCCTCATGGCTGCCTCAGCTATTGCTTTCCCTGCTGCATTTTATTCTCTGGCCCTGCTGGCAAGAGATGTATGGGTATCCGGTGCAGTTCGCTACAGGATAGGGGGCTGGGGGTCTCCTCTCGGGATAGATCTGTTCGCCGACGGGCTCAGCATTCTAATGCTGTTTATGACTATAGTTGTCGTAATGGCAGCAAGTATTTATTCGTCATTTTATTTTTCCGGGGATGTCGAACGGAAACGGTCTTTCTGGCCGCTATGGATGTTTTTATGGGCTGGTTTGAACGGTGTATTTCTTTCCGGTGATGTTTTCAATCTCTATGTGACACTCGAGGTCATGGTCATAGCATCTGTGGCACTTATTTCGCTCAAGGGAGGGCGTGAGGCACTGTTATCCGGCATGCGTTATTTTCTGGTCTCGGTGCTCGGCTCACTTTCATACCTGATGGGTGTGGCTATGCTTTATGGCTCATACGGCATCCTTGACATAGGCGCTCTCGGAAGGACTATCGGGCCTGACCCTGCTGCACAGATCGCAATTGTATTGATCGTAACCGGACTCCTTGCCAAGACGGCCCTCTTCCCCCTCCACTTCTGGCTGCCCAAAGCCCACGCCTCCGCTCCTGTCCCTGTGAGCGCAGCGCTGTCAGCCCTTGTGGTCAAGGCGCCCTTTTACATAATTCTGCGTCTTTGGACAGATGTCTTCTCACACGACATCATATCACATGCAGGGCTGATGCTCGGGGTACTGGGGTCTGTGGCAATAATCTGGGGCGGGGTCATGGCATTACGCCAGACCCGTCTTAAGATGCTGGTGGCGTATTCCACTGTGAGCCAGATAGGTTATTTATTCCTCTTCTTCCCGATGGCAGGTTCCTCTGACGCCTTCCTCGGGTGCGTCTACCAGGCCTTGTCGCATGGGCTGGCTAAGGCATCTATGTTTCTTGCTGCAGGCAACCTCATCAAGGCCCTCGGCAGCGACCTGATAGAGGACTTAAGAGGTTTGCGGCAGAGGCTTAATATAAGCACATTTGCCTTTGGCCTTGCCGGAATAAGTCTCATGGGGCTTCCTCCCGGCGCCGGATTTATCGCCAAATGGCAGCTCCTTAAAGCTTCAATAGAAACAGGTCAGTGGTGGTGGGCGATAATCATCGTTGCCGGCGGACTTCTTGCCGCTGGTTATCTCTTCCCGGTTTTAAGAAATATAATTTCCCAGTCTCAAGACCCTGTGGAATGCGCAAAAGTTCCCTTCGGCATGGAGGCAGCGGCAATTGTTCTCGCTGTTCTTTCCCTTGTACTTGGCATTGCCGCCGCAGTGCCGCTTTCACTTTTCAGGACTGCCTTATTATGA
- a CDS encoding DUF4040 domain-containing protein — translation MITGDLLDILLVAVMLWLALKLIVSADLFKAAVLFITLSLIMALAWVRLKAPDIALAEAAIGAGITGVLLIDTLGHLQSNRSVKSDREQEETDESR, via the coding sequence ATGATAACAGGTGACCTTCTTGATATCCTTCTGGTAGCAGTCATGCTCTGGCTTGCCCTGAAACTTATCGTATCTGCAGATCTGTTCAAGGCAGCAGTCCTGTTCATTACACTCAGCCTCATCATGGCCCTGGCGTGGGTTCGTCTGAAGGCCCCTGATATCGCCCTTGCCGAAGCAGCCATAGGGGCAGGCATAACAGGGGTGCTTCTTATAGATACGCTCGGACACCTGCAAAGTAACAGGAGTGTAAAGTCAGACAGAGAGCAGGAGGAGACGGATGAAAGCAGATGA
- a CDS encoding sodium:proton antiporter — protein sequence MKADEPAEKITQRILTAFFAAGLALVLAMAVTDLPEGVGLSGDAQESLKQSGVENSVTAVLLNFRGYDTLLEICVLLLSVLGVMTLTNGRIRRPEYSIDPLLHVLARVLVPLMVLVSGYLLYEGSYAPGGAFQAGAVLGSAIVLSRLAGLAAVEKFNRAFLVAAMLGFAVFLIIAVIPLAYGRNFIEYPPEYAGILIFTIEASLTISIAIILYSLFSGGSAIPSRSHPGGRKN from the coding sequence ATGAAAGCAGATGAACCGGCAGAGAAAATTACACAAAGAATCCTGACAGCTTTTTTTGCGGCCGGTCTTGCCCTGGTACTCGCTATGGCAGTGACAGACCTTCCTGAAGGTGTTGGTCTATCAGGGGATGCACAGGAATCACTGAAGCAAAGCGGTGTCGAAAATTCTGTAACTGCAGTACTTCTTAACTTCAGGGGTTATGATACCCTGCTCGAGATCTGCGTGCTCCTGCTTTCAGTCCTTGGAGTAATGACACTGACGAATGGCAGAATCAGAAGGCCTGAGTACTCCATTGACCCGCTTCTCCATGTTCTGGCACGCGTCCTTGTACCGTTGATGGTGCTGGTTTCAGGGTATCTCCTTTACGAGGGCTCATATGCTCCTGGCGGTGCCTTTCAGGCGGGGGCAGTCCTGGGTTCAGCAATAGTACTCTCCCGGCTTGCCGGGCTGGCTGCAGTTGAGAAATTCAACAGGGCCTTCCTTGTTGCTGCAATGCTCGGGTTTGCAGTATTCCTTATTATAGCCGTCATACCGCTTGCATATGGCAGGAACTTTATTGAGTACCCTCCTGAGTATGCAGGCATTCTAATTTTCACTATCGAAGCCTCACTGACCATTTCCATTGCTATAATACTTTACTCACTATTTTCCGGAGGATCGGCGATCCCATCCCGCAGCCATCCAGGAGGCAGGAAGAATTGA
- a CDS encoding multiple resistance and pH regulation protein F, with product MNWLYSGLALFLVMNIAAGLARVLRGPTHSDRMLAFQLFGTTGVAVLLLLSKAAGESMLLDIALIFALLSVIMSAGFVRLFRRSQDDSSSGGGS from the coding sequence ATGAACTGGCTTTATTCCGGACTGGCGCTCTTCCTTGTCATGAATATCGCAGCAGGGCTTGCGCGAGTACTTCGGGGACCGACTCATTCTGACAGGATGCTTGCGTTTCAGCTCTTCGGCACAACAGGCGTTGCTGTCCTGCTCCTCCTATCGAAGGCGGCTGGAGAGTCCATGCTTCTCGACATTGCCCTCATCTTTGCACTTCTTTCAGTTATTATGTCTGCGGGTTTCGTCAGGCTTTTTCGCAGGTCTCAGGATGACAGTTCCTCCGGAGGAGGATCATGA
- a CDS encoding MarR family transcriptional regulator: MIEYDFEKSVSYWVGLTSQLFEVALNNELAGTGITLRQVQVLASLILFGELSQNELAMKLRIEPSTLVRILDRMERDGWIERFESPQDRRKKIIRPMKKVTGKWAKIVECGERMEKRATASLSQTQLKNLKSILAEIRRNLGSEM, from the coding sequence ATGATTGAGTATGACTTCGAAAAGAGCGTGAGCTACTGGGTGGGTTTAACCTCGCAGCTATTCGAGGTGGCGCTGAACAATGAGCTGGCGGGTACCGGTATTACACTGCGCCAGGTCCAGGTACTTGCAAGCCTTATACTGTTTGGAGAACTTTCTCAGAACGAACTGGCCATGAAATTAAGGATCGAGCCCTCGACGCTTGTGCGTATACTGGACAGGATGGAGCGGGATGGATGGATCGAGCGGTTCGAATCGCCTCAGGACCGGCGAAAAAAAATCATTCGTCCTATGAAGAAGGTCACCGGCAAGTGGGCAAAAATAGTAGAGTGCGGAGAACGCATGGAGAAACGGGCTACTGCCAGCCTGAGTCAGACTCAATTGAAAAACCTGAAAAGCATTCTCGCTGAAATTCGCCGCAATCTTGGTTCTGAAATGTGA
- a CDS encoding efflux RND transporter periplasmic adaptor subunit, translating into MMKNIKSCLLQFVSMSLLSVLTLTGCGNNNKNQGVESLPASPPREKVTNVSLSTVVLKDLDETFTLPGTLEAWEDLTLSAEMAGTVHWIGPKEGDRVKKGEAILRIDPERLEAELARDQVEYELQKKRMERRRELAEEKLVSQQELEDVRQAFEQAKARLRISRVALDKSTLRSPIDGILDRLLVDRGEHVSEGKASAVVIQVNRLRVLVDVPERDIAGLSKGNKAKVFAAAIGGSSDPGISGEIIHLSYQADPATRTYLTRIAVDNRAESMRPGMIVQVVFKRRKLSKVIAVPLYSLVDRDGIKFVFVEKDGKAQQRLVRVGPIIGNMAVIENGITTGERLIVKGQQLVIDGGAVVEEGI; encoded by the coding sequence ATGATGAAAAACATTAAATCATGTCTTCTTCAGTTCGTCAGCATGTCGCTTCTGTCGGTACTGACCCTGACCGGCTGCGGAAACAACAACAAAAATCAGGGTGTTGAGTCCCTGCCAGCTTCCCCGCCCCGTGAAAAGGTTACCAACGTATCTCTCAGCACGGTTGTCCTGAAAGACCTCGATGAGACCTTTACCCTCCCGGGAACACTTGAGGCCTGGGAGGACCTGACACTGTCCGCAGAAATGGCAGGCACGGTTCACTGGATCGGCCCAAAAGAAGGAGACAGGGTAAAAAAAGGAGAGGCAATTTTGCGCATTGATCCTGAACGGCTCGAGGCTGAATTGGCCCGTGACCAGGTCGAGTACGAACTGCAGAAAAAACGCATGGAGCGACGCCGCGAACTTGCTGAAGAAAAGCTTGTCAGCCAGCAGGAATTAGAAGATGTCCGTCAGGCATTCGAACAGGCGAAGGCCCGTCTCCGGATATCAAGGGTGGCATTGGACAAAAGCACCCTTCGCAGTCCGATAGACGGGATTCTCGACCGGTTGTTGGTTGACCGGGGTGAACACGTTTCCGAGGGAAAGGCTTCGGCGGTCGTAATTCAGGTCAACCGGCTGCGAGTACTGGTGGACGTTCCTGAAAGGGACATTGCCGGTCTGTCAAAGGGTAATAAAGCAAAGGTCTTTGCAGCTGCAATCGGCGGAAGCAGCGATCCCGGCATATCCGGAGAAATTATCCACCTCTCCTACCAGGCTGACCCTGCTACCCGCACTTACCTGACAAGGATAGCGGTCGATAACAGGGCGGAATCCATGCGCCCGGGGATGATCGTCCAGGTTGTTTTTAAACGCAGGAAACTCTCCAAGGTAATAGCAGTCCCTCTCTATTCATTGGTAGATCGTGACGGGATTAAATTTGTTTTTGTTGAAAAGGACGGTAAAGCTCAACAGCGTTTGGTCAGGGTAGGCCCGATTATCGGCAATATGGCAGTGATTGAGAATGGTATCACCACCGGGGAGCGCCTTATCGTGAAAGGTCAGCAGCTGGTCATAGACGGTGGCGCAGTAGTTGAGGAAGGAATCTGA
- a CDS encoding monovalent cation/H(+) antiporter subunit G produces the protein MSVTDILTSALLITGAFFFLSGTIGVLRLPDVFTRLHAVTKADNLGLGLTAAGLMLQADSIPGALKLFLIWLLVIANSATISYLLAQSARERGVRPWRRGDDNR, from the coding sequence ATGAGTGTCACGGATATATTGACTTCAGCCCTTCTTATTACCGGGGCTTTTTTTTTCCTCTCCGGGACAATAGGGGTGCTCCGACTGCCGGATGTGTTTACACGGCTGCATGCCGTTACAAAGGCAGATAACCTCGGACTCGGACTAACCGCAGCCGGACTGATGCTTCAGGCAGATTCGATCCCGGGGGCGTTAAAACTTTTTCTTATCTGGCTGCTCGTGATTGCTAACAGTGCCACAATAAGCTATCTTTTGGCGCAGTCTGCAAGAGAACGCGGCGTGCGCCCGTGGAGGAGAGGTGATGATAACAGGTGA
- a CDS encoding cation:proton antiporter subunit C, whose translation MTQEIIYSIGGVLLFCIGLYGLIACEHLFRKILSFNIMGGGVFLFLVSIALNGDNTPDPVPHAMVLTGIVVTVSATAFALALLRRINSGTGAETLGRLEQDASDLDG comes from the coding sequence TTGACACAGGAGATTATCTATTCCATAGGAGGGGTACTGTTATTCTGTATCGGGCTTTATGGCCTTATAGCATGCGAGCACCTTTTCAGGAAAATCCTTTCATTCAATATAATGGGCGGCGGAGTTTTTCTTTTTCTGGTTAGTATTGCCCTGAACGGGGATAACACACCAGACCCGGTTCCGCATGCAATGGTCCTTACCGGCATAGTTGTTACGGTCAGCGCGACGGCATTTGCCCTGGCGCTTCTGCGAAGGATTAATTCCGGGACCGGGGCCGAGACACTCGGCAGACTGGAGCAGGATGCTTCGGATTTGGACGGTTGA